From the Micromonospora echinofusca genome, the window TTGAACTACCTCACGACGGCCGACGACCTGGCCCAGATGATCGCCGACGGCACCTTCCCGCCGCCGCGGCATCCGGGGGAGACCACCTCGGCCCCGCGCGTCGGCGACGGGCTGGTCCGGCTCGACGCCGGCGGCAAGGTCACCTACGCCAGCCCGAACGCGCAGTCGGCGTACCGGCGGCTGGGCTACGCCTCCCACCTGGTGGGCGAGGACCTGGCGGCGCTGCACCGCCGGCTGGCGAGCGACCCGCTGGAGGGCACGGACGCGGCGAACGGGATCCTCGCCGCGCTGCGCGGCGAGGCGCCGCCCCGCCGGGAGATCGACGCGCGCGGCGCGACCATGCTCACCCGGGCACTGCCGCTGATGCCCGCCGGGGTGCCGATCGGCGCGCTGGTGCTGGTCCGCGACATCACCGAGGTGCGCCGCCGCGACCGCGCCCTGATCACCAAGGACGCCACCATCCGGGAGATCCACCACCGGGTGAAGAACAACCTCCAGACCGTCGCCGCCCTGCTGCGGCTCCAGGCCCGCCGGGTCTCCATGCCGGAGGCCCGGATCGCCCTGGAGGAGTCGGTACGCCGGGTCGCCTCCATCGCGCTGGTGCACGAGACCCTCTCCATGTCCAGCGACGAGGCGGTCGAGTTCGACGGCATCGTGGACCGGGTGGCCAGCGCCGCGACGGAGGTGGCGGCGACCGAGGCGACGGTCGGCATGCGGCGCGAGGGCAGCTTCGGCGTGCTGCCCGCCGAGGTCGCCACGTCGCTGGTGATGGTGCTCAACGAGCTGCTGCTCAACGCCGTCGAGCACGGCTTCCCACCGCCCGCCGAGCCCACCGACCCGACGGGCCCCGGAGGCTTCGCCCCGGCGGACCCGGTGGCGGCCGGCGCGGAGGGGTCGGAGGGGGCCGGCCTGGCGGAACCGGCGGCCGGTCCGCCGGGATCGGAGGGGGCCGGTCCGGTCGCGCCGGAGGTCGTGGTGTCGGCGCACCGGTTCCGCAAGATGCTGCACGTCTCGGTCACCGACAACGGGCGCGGGCTGCCGCCCGACTTCGACGCCGAGCGGGGCGGCAACCTCGGGTTGCAGATCGTCCGGGCGCTGGTCACCGGCGAGCTGCGCGGCACCATCGAGCTGCGCGACGGCGCGAAGGGCGGCACCGAGGCGACGCTCGTCGTCCCCCTGGCCCGCAACGAGAGCCGCTCCGCCGGCTGACCACCGGCCCGACGCCCCGGCTGGCGGCCGGCGACGGGGCACGGTCGCCGCTCGTGTCCGGCGGGTCAGCGGGTCAGGAGGGCGACGGTCACGCCCGGGCGGGGCCAGACCCGTTCGACGGTGAACCCGGCGCGCAGCGCGTCGCCCTTGGCGCCCGCTACGGCGGCCAGCGGGTCGTCGCGGCGGCCGGTCACCACCAGCCAGACCCGTTGCGTGCCGGCCAGGCACTCGGCCGGGCGGGCGCACTCGGCGGCCCACAGGTCGGCCCGGCGGGCCTGGTCCTCGGCGACCAGCACGTCGCGGGGCCGCTGGTCGCCGAGGTGGTACGCCAGACCCAGGTCGAGGAAGAACCAGCTCCGGCGGGGGGAGAAGACGACCGCGTCGCCCGGCCGTTGACCGTCGGCGACGATCCGGGCCGCGCCCCGGTAGTCCACCGTCGCGCTGCGCGGCCACTCGTGCGTACGCCGCAGCGCCGCCTGGTCGGGCAGCCCGAGCAGCCCGGTCAGGGCGACGACGGCCAGCGCGGGCGGCAGCGGCACCGCAGCCAGCGCCGCCCCGGCGAGCAGGCAGCCGAAGGGCACCACGAAGACGAGGTAGCGGGGCACCCAGAGCGGTACGGCCAGCCCGGCGGCGAAGAGCAGCAGCACCGGCAGCAGCACGGCGAGCCCGGGCAGCAGCGCGCGCCGGCCGAGCGTGGCCGCGCCCAGCGCCGCGAGGCCCACCAGCACCCCGCCCACCACGCCGCTCTGCGTCACCCCGCCCGCGAGCGCGGCGAGGTCGTCGGGCCGGGCGGTGTCCACCCAGCCGAGTTGCCGGGCCCGCTGTGCCCTGGCGAGCAGCACCAGCGGCGCCACCAGCAGTACGGTCGGCAGCAGGGCGAGGACCCAGCGCAGCGGGCGGCTCGGCGGCCCCGTACGGCGGGTGGCGAGCACCGCCACCGCGTGCGCGGCGAGCAGCGTGAGCGCCACCAGGTGGGTGAGCCCGAGCGCGGCCACGGCGGCGGCGTACCCGGCCCAGCGCGTCCACCCCGGCCGGGCCGTCGCCTCGACCAGCAGCAGGGTGGCCAGCATGGCCAGGAGGGTGGCCAGCGCGTACGGGCGGGCCTCCTGGCCGTACCGCGAGGTGCCCGGGAGCACCGCGAGGAGCAGCCCGGCGAGCAGCCCGGCCCGGGTGCCGACCAGCCGCTGCCCGAGGACCGCCGTCAGCCCGGCCGTGGCGGCCATGGCCAGTGCGGCGGGCAGCCGCAGCGCGGTCACCGAGTCGCCGAAGACGGCCACCCAGGCGTGCATGAACAGGTAGTAGGGGCTGGTGGCGGCGTCGATGGTGCCGGCGAGCCGGACGAGGTCGGCGGGCGAGCGGGTCGCCGCGCTCCAGGTGGCCAACTCGTCGCGCCACGGCTGCGCGTGGTCGATCCCGGTCAGTACGACGGCCAGCGTGACCAGGCTCGGCGCGATCCAGACCAGCCGGCCCGCACGATCCGGCCCGCCCGCCGCCCCGCGCACCGGCGGGACGCGCTCGCCGGGCGGGTCAGCGGAACCGGTCACGTACCGCAGCGTCACACAATCCGGACCTCCCGTGCGCCGATCCGGCGATCGGGCACGCGTGGCCGGAGAAGCCCGGGACCACGGTCTGGGTGATGAACCGTGACTGGCTGCGCCGGACCTCGGCGGCCCGGCGGTGTAGTTCGCTGGTCTCGATACCACACGGGTATATTTATGCCGCAGAGGTATCAGCGTTCCGGGTGACAGCGCCCCGCGCGTCGACCGCCTGCGGCGGCGTTTCCGCGCTGGCCCGTGATGTGGGATCCCACACGCGTTCGTTGGCTGGCTCCCACCGGGTGTGGCAGCATGACTTTCATGACCGCCGCTGTCGTCCGCCGTCTCGTGGCCCGCCGCCACGTCGACTACGGCCGCGTGCGCAGCGCGATCTGTCCGGCCCACTGACGACGCCCGACCAATCTGTCTCGGGCGCGCCTCGCGCCGGCTGTCCCGACACCGTTGTCGCCAGCCCGTTCCGACGGGTCGGCCGCGCGCCTTGCGTGTCCCAGAGGCACCGCAGACAACGGAGGACGCCGCCATGGCGGTCAGCAGCATTCCGGCCCGGGCCGGGGACCCGACGTCTCCCCGACCGGCCCGGACCCCCCGCCGGCCCCGGGGGGAAGGTCAGTGGGCGCTCGGTCACCGCGAGCCGCTCAACCCCAACGAGCGGATCAAGAAGGACGACGACCCGCTGAACGTACGGTCGCGGATCGAGAACATCTACGCCCACCACGGGTTCGCCTCGATCGACCCGCAGGACCTGCGCGGCCGGTTCCGCTGGTGGGGCCTCTACACCCAGCGCAAGGCGGGCATCGACGGTGGCCGTACCGCCGTGCTGGAGCCGCACGAGCTGGAGGACGAGTTCTTCATGCTCCGCGTGCGGGTCGACGGGGGCGAGCTCGACCTGGCGCAGCTGCGGGTGGTCGCGGACATCTCCCGCGAGTTCGCCCGGGACACGGCCGACATCACCGACCGGCAGAACATCCAGTACCACTGGATCCGCGTCGAGGACATGCCGGAGATCTGGCGCCGACTGGAGTCCGTCGGCCTCCAGACCACCGAGGCGTGCGGCGACTGCCCCCGGGTCGTGCTGGGCAGCCCGGTCGCTGGCGTGGCCCGCGACGAGCTGGTCGACCCGACGCCGGCCGTCGACGAGATCGTCCGCCGGTACGTGGGCGACAAGGCGTACTCCAACCTGCCGCGCAAGTTCAAGACCTCCATCTCCTGGCTGGTCGACACCCCGTACGAGGCGAACGACATCTCCTTCCTCGGGGTGGACCACCCGGACCACGGGCCGGGCTTCGACGTGTGGGTCGGCGGTGGCCTGTCCACGAACCCCATGCTGGCGCAGCGGCTCGGCGTCTGGGTGCCGCTGGACGAGGTGCCGGACGTCTGGGCGGGCGTGGTCGGCATCTTCCGCGACTACGGCTACCGCCGGCTGCGCAACCGCGCCCGGCTGAAGTTCCTGGTCGCCGACTGGGGCGTGGAGAAGTTCCGCGAGGTGCTGGAGAAGGAGTACCTGGGCCGCGCCCTGCTCGACGGCCCGGCCCCGCAGCTGCCCGACCGGCCCGTGGACCACATCGGGGTGCACCCGCAGCGCGACGGCCGCCACTGGGTGGGCGCCGCACCGGTGGTGGGCCGGGTCTCAGGCGGGCAGCTCGCCCGCCTGGCCGACGTCGTCGAGGCGCACGGCAGCGGGCGGGTGCGGCTCACCCCGTACCAGAAGCTGCTGGTGCTGGACGTGGCGCCGGAGCGGACCGACTCGCTGGTGCGCGAGCTGCGCGGCATCGGTCTGGAGGCGCGGCCGTCGGCCTGGCGGCGCGGCACCATGGCCTGCACGGGCATCGAGTACTGCAAGCTGGCGATCGTCGAGACCAAGGCGCGCGGCGAGGAGCTGGTGGCCCGGCTGGAGGAGCGGCTGCGCGACTTCGACGCCGACATCTCCATCCACCTCAACGGCTGCCCCAACGCCTGCGCCCGCACGCAGGTCGCCGACATCGGCCTCAAGGGCCAGCTCGTGGTCGGGCCGGACGGCCGGCAGGTGGAGGGCTTCCAGGTCCACCTCGGCGGCGGGCTCGGCATGGCCGAGGGGCAGACGGCCGGGTTCGGCCGCAAGCTGCGCGGTCTGAAGACCACCGCCGAGGAGCTTCCGGCGTACGTGGAGCGGCTGGCCCGGCGTTACCTGGCCGGCCGGGAGGCGGGCGAGACGTTCGCCAACTGGGTGATCAGGGTCGACGAGGAGGAACTCCGATGAGCGAGACCCGTTCCGCGCCGCTGTACTGCCCGTACTGCGGCGAGGAGGACCTGCGGCCGAGCGAGGCCGGCCACGGCGCCTGGGAGTGCCACGCGTGCGCCCGGGTGTTCACGGTGAAGTTCGCCGGCCTGCTCGGCAGGGCGGTGGCCCGGTGAGCGCGCGACCGGGCGAGCGGCCCGGTCTCGTCTCCGCGACTGGCCTGAACCTGGTGGGCCCGGGTACGCCCGCGCCGGCCGACCCGGCCCGCTCCGACCCGGCCCGCTCCGGCCCGGCCGACCCGGCCCGGCGTCGCCCGGACGAGCTGCGGGCGTTGGCCGAGGAGGCCGGCCGGGAGCTGGAGGGCGCCCCCGCGCTGGAGATCGCCCGCTGGGCGGCCGAGACGTTCGGCGACCGGTTCTGCGTCACGAGTTCCATGGCCGACGCGGTGCTGGCGCACCTGGTCTCCCGGGTCGCCCCGGGCGTGGACGTGGTCTTCCTCGACACCGGCCTGCACTTCCCGGAGACGCTCCGGGTCCGCGACGAGGTGGCCCGGACGCTGCCGGTGAACGTGCGCTCGATCCGGCCGCGGCTGACCGTGGGCCAGCAGGACGGCCAGTACGGTCCGCGCCTGTTCAACAAGGCGCCGGACGACTGCTGCCAGCTGCGCAAGGTGGAGCCGCTGGAGCGGGCGCTCGCCGGCTACGACGCCTGGGCCGCCGGGCTCCGTCGGGACGAGTCGCCGACCAGGGCGAACACGCCGGTGGTGACCTTCGACGCCCGCCGGGGCAAGGTCAAGGTCAACCCGATCGCGGCATGGCGGCAGGCCGACGTGGACGCCTACGTCGCCCGCTGGAACGTGCCGGTCAACGAGCTGTTCCGGCAGGGCTACGGCTCGATCGGCTGCTGGCCCTGCACCCGCCGTACGAAGGCGGGTGAGGACCCCCGGGCCGGCCGTTGGGCCATGTTCGAGAAGACCGAGTGCGGACTGCACGTCTGACCGGGCCCACCCCGGTCCCTCCCGTGTCGCCGGAAGCGCCCGGGCCGTCGGGGGCGGCCGACCCGGTGGTGCTGGTCGCCCACGGCAGCCGGGACCCGAGGGCCGCCGAGGCGACCCGGGCGCTGGCCCGGGCCGTGTCGGCCGTCCGCCCGGGCACGCCGGTGCTGGCGAGCTGGCTGGACCACACCGAGCCGGGGCCGGCGACGGTGCTGCGGGACCTGGCCGCCGCCGGGCACCCCCGGGCCGTGCTGGTGCCGCTGCTGCTCACCGCGGCGTACCACCGGCGGGTGGACGTCCCGGCGGCCGTCGCGGCCGCCCGGGAGGCGGGACCACCGATCGCGGTACGGGTGACCGACGTGCTCGGTCCCGCCGACGGGGAGGTGGACGGCGGTCTGCTGGCGGGGCTACGCCGACGGCTGGCCGAGGCGGAGCCGGGGCGGTTCGACGCGCTGGTGCTGGCGGCGGCCGGCACGAGGGACGCCCGGGCGCGCGGGTCGGTGGGGCGGGTGGCCGCCGCCCTCGCCGCCCGACTCGGGGTGCCGACCCGTGTGTCGTACGCCTCGGCGGCCCCGCCGGAGGTGGCCGCGGCGGTGGCCCGGCTGCGGGACCGGGGTGCCCTTCGGGTGGCCGTGTCGGCGTACTTCCTGGCTCCGGGCCTGTTCCACGACGCCGTCGCCGCGTCGGCGCGGGGCGCGGGGGCGGTGGCCGTGTCCGCCCCGCTGACCGACGCGCCGGAGCTGGCCGACCTGGTCCTGCGGCGGGTGGACGCCCTCGGCCGGGTGACGGGACTCACGCCCCGCTCATGATCGTCGACTGTCCCCGGCGGGTACCGGCAGGACATGCGGACAGCGATACGCCCCGGCGGGCGTACCCGGCCGGGGCGTATCGCTGGTGCGTGGGGATCAGGCGGAGTGAGCGCGCAGCACCCGGAGGCCACCGCGGCGCTTGACAGCCCGCCGCTCCTCCTCGCTCATCCCGCCCCAGACGCCAGCGTCCTGACCGGACTCCAGCGCCCACTGCAGGCACTGGTCGGTCACGGAGCAGCGCCGGCAGACGGCCTTGGCCTGCTCGACCTGCAGGAGAGCCGGTCCGGACGTCCCGATCGGGAAGAACAGCTCCGGGTCCTCGTCGCGGCAGACAGCATGGTGACGCCAGTCCATGGCGGCAACACTCCTCATTCTGGGTGGGGTGGCAGATATTGCTTCTGTTGCTTTTCCTATTTGCATCCGCAGCGCCGATGGTGACGGTTCGCGTCTGCCTATTCGGCAATGCGTGAGCAGGCTGTGTCGGCCCCGCGGACCTGCTGGAACAGCTCAACCTGACGAGCGTATCCAGGCAATGTCCCGGTAACTCAAGTTCGCTTGTGAATACTTTCACGAACATCGGGGATGTCAAGGGTGACGCTCGGAAAAACTCCGGGCGGTGAGCAAGCCCACAACCCCTTTGTCCGGATTCCAGCGCCTTCCTGGTTACCCGGCGTACCACTGTCGAGGATCAATATAGTACAGTCCGCGTGACATTGCTGACATTTCCGGCACCTGCCCCTCGGTGTGGCGGCCGTCGCATCGACCGGTGGCGCGACCGCGTCGACCAAGGGCAGTACCCGAGACCTAGCAGATTACTCTCAGTGCGGCGGGAATGGATGTGAATCTGACTTTCTCCCGCTCGCCAAGGTAGTCGCCGTCGAGCTGGAACGCCTGCGGACGGGCCGAGACCAGGGTGAACTCGGCAACATCGTGCAGCCGCAGCACCTGACGGCCGTGCGGATCCGGCGTTCGGGAGAAGAACTGCGTCACCGTCCGTGTCGTGCTGGCCACCCGCAGCTGACGCAGTGCCAGCACGTCCAGGCCCAGATCGAACGACGCCTCCGGGTTCGGGTTCACCTCGCGGTCCCCCAGATAGGTCCACGGGGCGGTGTTCTGGATGATGACCGTCGCCAGCTCGCCCTCCGCCGGCTCGCCCGGGCGCTCCAGACTGATCGCCGGATGACGGCGGTCGGAGTTGAGGAAGTACTGGGCCACGGTGGACCGGAAGTAGAGGGCGGGCGTCGAGACCCGGCCCCGCCGGCGGGCCTGCTCCACCCGGTGGATGACGGCCGCGTCGACGCCGAAGCCCGCGCAGAAGGTGAAGTAGCGGTCGTCGGCCCGGCCGAGCCCGATCGTCCGGTACCGGCCCAGCCGCAGGCCCTCCAGGATCATGCTGGTCCCGTCCGGCCAGTCCCGGGGCAGGCCCAGCGCCCGCGCGAAGACGTTCGTGGAGCCCCCCGGCACGGTCGCCAGGGCGGGCAGCCGCTCGGCCGGCGTGGCCCCGTTCGGCAGGGTCGGCGGCTGCGCCGTCATCAACCCGTTGACGACCTCGTTGACCGTCCCGTCGCCACCGAGCGTGACGACGACGTCGACGCCCTCCTCGGCCGCCTCGCGCGCCAGGTCGGTCGCGTGGCCCCGCCGTCGGGTGTAGCGCACGGAGAGGTCGACTTCGCTGCGCAGTGCCCGGACCAGGACGTCCCGGCTGCGCTCGCTGGTGGTGGTGGCCTTCGGATTGACCACCAGGACGGCCCGCATGGGCGGCACTGTACCGCGCGCCACCACGGGTATCGTGGCGCGCGTGACCATCGACTCCGACCCGATCCCCGTCACCCTCCGCTGGGCGGTCCGGTTGCTGCGGGCCGAGGCGGTCGCCGTGGGACTGGTCGCCGCGTGGCTGCTCTGGGCCGACCTCACCGCGACCACCACCGACCTCACGTCGGCGTTGCTGGTGACCGCGTTCGCCATCGGCGCGGCGGCGGCCCTCTGGGCGCTGGGCGGCGCGCTGACCCGCCGGCGGGCGGGAGCCCGGTCCCCGGCGATCGTGCTCCAGTTGATGCTGCTGCCGATCGGGTGGTTCATGATCCAGGGCGGCATGGGGTGGCTCGGCGTACCGCTGATCGCCCTCGGCCTCGGCGTGACCGCACTGCTGGTCAGCACCCCCACCACCCGGGCCCTCGGCTTCGGGTGACGCCCGGCGTGGCGCCGGATCGAGGTGTCAGTAGCCGGAGGCGCGTCGGGTGAGCAGCGAGATGGTGGCCTGGCCGTCGGCGGCCGTCGCGGCCGCGGACGTGGTCAGCGCGGTGAGCACCTTCCAGGCGAACGACGACTCGGCGGGGAGCGTGGCGCCACGCACCGTCGGCACGGTCACCTCCACGGTGAGCGCGTCGTCGGTGACCGCGAAGCGGCAGTCGAGCTCCGCGTCGCGGGTGGCGATGGCGAGCAGCATCGCGCACGCCTCGTCGACGGCGATCCGCAGGTCCTCGATCTCGTCGAGGGCGAACTGGAGCCGCGCCGCGAGCCCCGCGGTGGCGGTACGTAGCACCCCGAGGTAGCCCCCGTCCGCGGGCACGGTGAGGTGCACGACGTCGTCGTCGGTCGTCGGCTGCCCGGTCAGTTGAGTCACCACTCATCCCCCCGGTCGGGGACTCTACCCGCTCGGTCGCCCGGACGTGTGGGGACCGCCACGTTCCTGCGCGGCGGGACCCGTCAGCGCGTCCCCGCCGAGCCGGTGGGGGTCGGTTCGTGGCCGGCCGATCCGTGCGCCATGACGACGGCCGGCACGCCCTCGGGACGTGCCGGCCGGATCGTCGGCGGACCGGTGAGGGTCACGCCTGCTTGGTCTCCCAGAAGATCTTGGAGATCTCGTCGATCTTCTGGAGCAGCTCGTCGGCCTTGGACGGGTCGGTGCCGCCCTTCGCGCCGGCGGCGCCGGCCAGCTTGGTGGCCTCGTTGAACAGCTGGTGCAGGTGCGGGTACTTCTCGAAGTGGGCCGGCTTGAAGTAGTCGGTCCAGAGCACCCACAGGTGGTGCTTCACCAGGTCGGCGCGCTGCTCCTTGATCAGGATGGCGCGGGTGCGGAACTCGGGGTCGGTGTTGGCCTGGTACTTCTCGCAGATCGCCTTCACCGACTCGGCCTCGATCCGGGCCTGGGCCGGGTCGTAGACGCCGCAGGGCAGGTCGCAGTGGGCGCTGGCGGTCACGCGGGGCGTAAGGATGCGCGGAAGTCGCATCAGGATCCTCCATGGGAAGTTTGCGATGATCCAAGACGACATTACTCCTGGAGGCGCTCCGGGGAGGCCGGCTGGAGGGGAAACCGATGGGGACCGATTACCCGGCGGTGGGCCCCCGGTTGCGGTGGCCGCTGACCGCCGTCCTGGTGACCGGCCCCTCAATGTCGCCCACGCTGCGGCACGGCGACGCGGTGCTGGTGCGCCCGGGCGGCCGGGCGGTGCGCCCCGGCGACGTCGTGGTCGCCGTCTTCCGCAGCCGCCCCGACCTGCTCGTGGTCAAGCGCGCCGTACGCGCACAGGGCGGCGGCTGGTGGTTGCACGGCGACAACGGCCTGATCGCCGACGATTCCCGGGCGTACGGGGTGGCCGACGTGCGGGGTCGCGTGGTGGCCCGCTACTGGCCCCACCCCGCCCGGGTGCGCCCCCGTCGGATATGACCCCGCTCACATCGGTGTGACGGTGGCGACACTATGCTCGGGACGTGCCCGGGTGACCCCCGCACCGCGTGCCGCCGCTCGGCGCCTCACCTCGCGTCCGCGCCGGCCGCTCCGTCTGCTCGACAGATCATGGAGTCACCATGTCATCGTCCCCCGTGGACCCCGCTGATCCCGTCTTCCGGCTGCACCGGGGCGGCAAGATGGCCGTCGCCTCGACCGTCCCGCTGACCAGCCGGGAGGACCTCTCCCTCGCGTACACCCCGGGTGTGGCCCGGGTCTGCGAGGCGATCGCCGCCGACCCGACGCTCGCCGACGACTACACGTGGGCGTCGCACACCGTCGCGGTCGTCACCGACGGCTCGGCCGTACTCGGGCTGGGCAACATCGGCCCGCGCGCGTCGCTGCCGGTGATGGAGGGCAAGGCGGTGCTGTTCAAGCAGTTCGCCGGGGTCGACGCGGTACCGGTCTGCCTGGACACCCAGGACGTGGACGAGATCGTGGCCGTGGTGCGCGCGCTGGCCCCGTCGTTCGGCGGGATCAACCTGGAGGACATCAGCGCCCCGCGCTGCTTCGAGGTGGAGCGCCGCCTCGACGAGGCGCTGGACATCCCGGTCTTCCACGACGACCAGCACGGCACCGCGATCGTCGTGCTCGCCGCCCTGCGCAACGCCGCGGCGCTGCTCGACCGCAAGCTCGGCGACCTGCGGGTGACGGTCAGCGGCGCCGGCGCGGCCGGGGTCGCGGTGACGAAGATGCTCGTCGCCGGCGGCGTGAACCCCGACCAGGTGGTGGTCTGCGACTCCAAGGGCATCATCGGCCGGCACCGGTCCGAGCTGACCGGCAGCAAGGCCGAGCTGGCCGCGAGCACGAACGCCGGCGGTCGTGAGGGCGACGTCACCGAGGCGCTGCGCGGCGCCGACGTGCTGATCGGCGTCTCGGGCGGGCAGATCCCGGAGGCGGCGATCGCCGGCATGGCCCCCGGGGGCATCGTCTTCGCGCTGGCCAACCCGACGCCCGAGGTGCACCCCGAGGTGGCCGCCCGGCACGTCGCGGTCGTCGCCACCGGCCGCAGCGACTACCCCAACCAGATCAACAACGTGTTGGCCTTCCCGGGCGTGTTCCGGGGCGCGCTGGACGCCCGCGCCACCCGGATCACCGAGGGCATGAAGGTCGCCGCCGCCGACGCCATCGCCGGCGTGGTGGCCGGGTCGCTCACCGCCGAGGCGATCGTGCCGTCCCCGCTCGACCCCCGGGTCGCCCCCGCGGTGGCCGAGGCGGTGGCCGAGGCCGCCCGCCGCGACGGCGTCACCCGCTGACCGGGTGAGGGGCCCTTTCCCGTCGCCCGACGACGGGAAAGGGCCCCTCCGCGCGTCGGTGCCCTTCTTGTCGGGGGCTCGGCTTGTTACCGTGCCGATCATGCGTGCCGCCTTCGCCTCCCGCTTCGACGACGCCAACCCGCTCGCCGCGCTCACCGTCGGCGAGCAGCCCGAGCCGACCCACCCGGCCGACGACTGGGTGACCGTGCAGGTGCGGGCCAGCTCCCTCAACCACCACGACCTCTGGTCCCTGCGGGGGGTCGGGCTGCGCGCGGAGCAGCTGCCGATGATCCTCGGCTGCGACGCCGTCGGGGTGGACCCGGACGGCAACGAGGTCGTCGTCTACCCGGTGATCCCGACCCCGGGGGACCCGCGCGGCGTCTCCATCCTCTCCGAGCACTTCCCCGGCACGCTGGCCGAGCGGGTCGCCGTACCCCGGTCGAACCTGCTGGCCCTGCCGGCGGGCCTGGCGGCGGCGGACGCGGCCTGCCTGCCGACGGCCTGGCTGACCGCGTGGCGGATGCTGACCACCAGGGGCCGGGTCGACGAGGCCGACGCCGTGCTCGTGCAGGGCGCCGGCGGGGGCGTGGCCACCGCGGCCGTCGCGCTGGCCGTCGCGATGGGCAAGCGGGTGTACGCGACCAGCCGCGACGCCGCCAAGCGGGCACGGATCGCCGAGCTGGGCGCCACCGCCGTCGAGCCCGGCGCCCGGCTGCCGGAGCGGGTCGACGTCGTCATCGAGACGGTCGGGGCGGCGACCTTCGACCACTCCCTGAAGTCCGCCGCGCCGATGGCCCGGATCGTGGTCTCCGGCGCCACCAGCGGGCACGAGCCCAAGGTCAACCTGCGCCGTGTCTTCGCCATGCAGCTGGAGATCCTGGGCACCTCGATGGGCACCCCGGTCGAGCTGGCCGCCCTGCTCGCGTTCTGCGCCGAGCGCGGCGTACGCCCGGTGGTGGACACCGTGGTCCCGTTCAGCGAGGTCGCCGACGCCTTCGCCCGCCTGCACTCCGGCGACGTCTTCGGCAAGGTCGTCGTCGACCACACCGCCTGAGGCACGCACCGGTGGCCGCCCCGGGTGGCGTCCTGCCCGCCGCCGCCCCCGAGCGGGGAGGTCACCGGTGACTCAGAGGCGGTTGTCGAGGGTGGCGACGTCGTCGCGGGCGGCGTCGGTCGGGATGCGGCCCTTGGCGGCCTGGTCGCCGTAGAGCGACCAGCGCAGGAACTCGACCGTGGTGTCGGCGACCACCCGCAGCGCGGCCCCGTCGCTGAGCAGCGCCCGGCCGTGGTCGCCCTTCGGCAGGCTCAGCATCGCCTTCGGCCAGGGCACCTTGTCGTAGACGGCCTTGCCGGCGGCGTACTCGACCACCTCGTCGGCCTCGCCGTGCACGAAGAGCTGCGGGGCGGCGGCGCCCGCGAAGGCGGTGCCCACGCCGAGTGCCGTGCCGGCGAAGACCACCCCGGCGTCCAGCCGCTCGTCCCGGCCGGTCGTGAAGAGGCCGATAGTGGTCACCCCGCCGGCCGAGTGCCCGGCTGCGGCCACCCGGTCCGTGGCGAGCCGGCCACGCAGCGGGTCGCCGGACCTGCCGTCGAGGGCGAGCACCTGGGTCAGCACGTACGACACGTCGGCCGGCTGGTTGAGCACGTCGAGCACGTTGCCGTCGCCGCCGGAGGCGGTGTGCGGGAACGTCGGCGCGGCCACCACGAACCCGGCCGCCGCCCACCGGGTCAGCAGCGCCCTGTAGTCGGCCGGCCGGGCGCTCAACCCGTGGCTGAACATCACCACGGGGAACTTCCCCGTGGCGGCGTCCGCCGACCCCTCCGGCTGCCCGCCGGGCTTCCCGGCCGCCGGATACCAGACGGTCACCGGCAGCGGCCGCTTCCCGTCGCGGTTCAGCTTC encodes:
- a CDS encoding phosphoadenylyl-sulfate reductase, with product MSARPGERPGLVSATGLNLVGPGTPAPADPARSDPARSGPADPARRRPDELRALAEEAGRELEGAPALEIARWAAETFGDRFCVTSSMADAVLAHLVSRVAPGVDVVFLDTGLHFPETLRVRDEVARTLPVNVRSIRPRLTVGQQDGQYGPRLFNKAPDDCCQLRKVEPLERALAGYDAWAAGLRRDESPTRANTPVVTFDARRGKVKVNPIAAWRQADVDAYVARWNVPVNELFRQGYGSIGCWPCTRRTKAGEDPRAGRWAMFEKTECGLHV
- a CDS encoding nitrite/sulfite reductase, producing MAVSSIPARAGDPTSPRPARTPRRPRGEGQWALGHREPLNPNERIKKDDDPLNVRSRIENIYAHHGFASIDPQDLRGRFRWWGLYTQRKAGIDGGRTAVLEPHELEDEFFMLRVRVDGGELDLAQLRVVADISREFARDTADITDRQNIQYHWIRVEDMPEIWRRLESVGLQTTEACGDCPRVVLGSPVAGVARDELVDPTPAVDEIVRRYVGDKAYSNLPRKFKTSISWLVDTPYEANDISFLGVDHPDHGPGFDVWVGGGLSTNPMLAQRLGVWVPLDEVPDVWAGVVGIFRDYGYRRLRNRARLKFLVADWGVEKFREVLEKEYLGRALLDGPAPQLPDRPVDHIGVHPQRDGRHWVGAAPVVGRVSGGQLARLADVVEAHGSGRVRLTPYQKLLVLDVAPERTDSLVRELRGIGLEARPSAWRRGTMACTGIEYCKLAIVETKARGEELVARLEERLRDFDADISIHLNGCPNACARTQVADIGLKGQLVVGPDGRQVEGFQVHLGGGLGMAEGQTAGFGRKLRGLKTTAEELPAYVERLARRYLAGREAGETFANWVIRVDEEELR
- a CDS encoding sirohydrochlorin chelatase, encoding MSPEAPGPSGAADPVVLVAHGSRDPRAAEATRALARAVSAVRPGTPVLASWLDHTEPGPATVLRDLAAAGHPRAVLVPLLLTAAYHRRVDVPAAVAAAREAGPPIAVRVTDVLGPADGEVDGGLLAGLRRRLAEAEPGRFDALVLAAAGTRDARARGSVGRVAAALAARLGVPTRVSYASAAPPEVAAAVARLRDRGALRVAVSAYFLAPGLFHDAVAASARGAGAVAVSAPLTDAPELADLVLRRVDALGRVTGLTPRS
- a CDS encoding glycosyltransferase family 39 protein — encoded protein: MVWIAPSLVTLAVVLTGIDHAQPWRDELATWSAATRSPADLVRLAGTIDAATSPYYLFMHAWVAVFGDSVTALRLPAALAMAATAGLTAVLGQRLVGTRAGLLAGLLLAVLPGTSRYGQEARPYALATLLAMLATLLLVEATARPGWTRWAGYAAAVAALGLTHLVALTLLAAHAVAVLATRRTGPPSRPLRWVLALLPTVLLVAPLVLLARAQRARQLGWVDTARPDDLAALAGGVTQSGVVGGVLVGLAALGAATLGRRALLPGLAVLLPVLLLFAAGLAVPLWVPRYLVFVVPFGCLLAGAALAAVPLPPALAVVALTGLLGLPDQAALRRTHEWPRSATVDYRGAARIVADGQRPGDAVVFSPRRSWFFLDLGLAYHLGDQRPRDVLVAEDQARRADLWAAECARPAECLAGTQRVWLVVTGRRDDPLAAVAGAKGDALRAGFTVERVWPRPGVTVALLTR
- a CDS encoding PAS domain-containing sensor histidine kinase, whose amino-acid sequence is MSTLRDLAEEHTRLRPADIDHLHRIAGDWQLLSDLSFADLLLWVPVDGDGAFLCVAQVRPTTAPTAYLDDQVGRIVGGPEVAHLEVAHRQGRIWREGDPVWYGDVPARHEAIPVRLRTTDGEAGEVIAVVGRDTNLSTARTPSQLELNYLTTADDLAQMIADGTFPPPRHPGETTSAPRVGDGLVRLDAGGKVTYASPNAQSAYRRLGYASHLVGEDLAALHRRLASDPLEGTDAANGILAALRGEAPPRREIDARGATMLTRALPLMPAGVPIGALVLVRDITEVRRRDRALITKDATIREIHHRVKNNLQTVAALLRLQARRVSMPEARIALEESVRRVASIALVHETLSMSSDEAVEFDGIVDRVASAATEVAATEATVGMRREGSFGVLPAEVATSLVMVLNELLLNAVEHGFPPPAEPTDPTGPGGFAPADPVAAGAEGSEGAGLAEPAAGPPGSEGAGPVAPEVVVSAHRFRKMLHVSVTDNGRGLPPDFDAERGGNLGLQIVRALVTGELRGTIELRDGAKGGTEATLVVPLARNESRSAG